One Egicoccus halophilus genomic region harbors:
- a CDS encoding SigE family RNA polymerase sigma factor produces MVRTATERDSFAAVFNAHHRQAVRLAYLLTSDPHQAEDIVADAFTKVYVRWQKGEVRDVGAYLRRAVANEANSKLRRRYLERREAAKRSGDDRGVRLVDDVAADHDVVWQAIQRLPDRQRQAVVLRYYEDLTEAETAEILGCSVGTVKSQVSRGLARMQELLSASGLAASTEGGVS; encoded by the coding sequence ATGGTGCGCACCGCGACCGAACGCGACTCGTTCGCGGCGGTCTTCAACGCCCATCACCGACAGGCCGTCCGGCTCGCCTACCTGCTGACCAGCGATCCCCACCAGGCGGAGGACATCGTCGCCGATGCCTTCACCAAGGTGTACGTCCGCTGGCAGAAGGGCGAGGTCCGCGATGTCGGTGCCTACCTGCGACGGGCGGTGGCCAACGAGGCCAACTCGAAGTTGCGGCGGCGCTACCTCGAGCGCCGCGAGGCGGCCAAGCGCTCGGGCGACGACCGGGGCGTGCGGCTCGTGGACGACGTCGCCGCGGACCACGACGTGGTGTGGCAGGCGATCCAGCGGCTGCCCGACCGGCAGCGGCAGGCGGTCGTGCTGCGCTACTACGAGGACCTCACCGAGGCCGAGACCGCCGAGATCCTCGGCTGCTCGGTCGGCACGGTGAAGTCCCAGGTCTCGCGCGGCCTGGCACGGATGCAGGAGCTGTTGTCCGCATCCGGACTGGCCGCGTCGACCGAGGGAGGTGTCAGCTGA
- the rsmI gene encoding 16S rRNA (cytidine(1402)-2'-O)-methyltransferase: protein MSGTLVVVATPIGNLGDLSPRAAEALCSADLVLAEDTRRTGRLLQHVGSGAPQRSLHEHNERERIGDVLEQLRAGARIALVSDAGTPTVSDPGYRLLAACAEAELAIEVVPGPSAALAALVLAALPTDRVAFEGFLPRKGAARRGRLAELTGEPRTMVLFVSPHRAAADLADLAGALGPQRPAALTRELTKLHEQVVRAPLGVLAERVADDGVRGEVTLVVAGAPASVPEPVGEDALVARVQALLATGMAKKAAIAEVATSAGVPKKVVYQAVVDAGS, encoded by the coding sequence GTGAGTGGCACGCTCGTGGTCGTGGCGACCCCGATCGGCAACCTCGGCGACCTCTCGCCGCGGGCGGCCGAGGCGCTGTGCTCCGCCGACCTGGTGCTCGCCGAGGACACCCGCCGCACCGGCCGCCTGCTGCAGCACGTCGGCAGCGGCGCGCCGCAGCGCTCGCTGCACGAGCACAACGAGCGCGAGCGGATCGGTGACGTGCTCGAGCAGTTGCGGGCCGGCGCGCGCATCGCCCTGGTGTCCGACGCGGGCACCCCGACGGTGTCCGACCCCGGCTACCGGCTGCTGGCCGCGTGTGCCGAGGCGGAGCTGGCCATCGAGGTGGTCCCCGGTCCTTCCGCGGCCCTCGCCGCGCTGGTCCTGGCCGCCCTGCCCACCGATCGGGTCGCCTTCGAGGGCTTCCTGCCCCGCAAGGGAGCGGCCCGGCGGGGTCGCCTCGCCGAGTTGACGGGTGAGCCGCGCACGATGGTGCTGTTCGTCTCCCCCCACCGGGCGGCCGCCGACCTCGCCGACCTCGCCGGTGCGCTCGGTCCGCAGCGTCCCGCCGCGCTGACCCGCGAGCTGACCAAGTTGCACGAGCAGGTCGTTCGCGCCCCGCTGGGAGTGCTCGCCGAGCGGGTCGCCGACGACGGGGTGCGTGGAGAGGTGACGCTGGTCGTCGCCGGGGCGCCGGCGTCGGTGCCCGAGCCGGTCGGCGAGGACGCCCTGGTCGCCCGGGTGCAGGCGCTGCTGGCCACGGGCATGGCCAAGAAGGCCGCCATCGCCGAGGTGGCCACCTCGGCGGGGGTGCCGAAGAAGGTCGTCTACCAGGCCGTCGTCGACGCCGGGTCCTGA
- a CDS encoding PGPGW domain-containing protein: protein MKRTLLSGTRLVADTVLGHLLLVAGLVMLATPGPGLVTVVAGLAVLGRHYRWASRLRTIVLRRIRDAGTAVRARMGRRRADGHVVPVEEPHVDRDAA, encoded by the coding sequence GTGAAGCGCACCCTGCTCTCCGGCACGCGCCTCGTGGCCGACACGGTCCTGGGCCATCTCTTGCTGGTCGCCGGCCTGGTGATGCTGGCGACTCCGGGGCCGGGACTGGTCACCGTCGTCGCCGGACTGGCGGTACTCGGGCGACACTACCGCTGGGCGTCACGCCTGCGAACGATCGTGCTTCGCCGCATCCGGGACGCCGGGACGGCGGTGCGGGCGCGGATGGGGCGTCGCCGGGCGGACGGACACGTGGTGCCCGTCGAGGAACCCCACGTGGACCGCGACGCGGCCTGA
- a CDS encoding phospholipid carrier-dependent glycosyltransferase, whose product MRPPWLVPTAVLLAGTVLLLVGLGQPATIVFDEVYYVTDARSMLATGVEHGFAVHPPLGKWAIAAGMAVAGDHPAGWRVAGALAGAATAALVALVVRRLTGRDALGGVAGLLVLLDGVLLVQARTAMLDVHLVLLVVLGTWLLLVDRDRADARSGGPSDAPTDGDAPTDGDAPTDGDAPPDRAGPRWWLVAAGAAFGAAVAVKWSGALALLAAGVLLAIWEHARARRRGRVRGAAARRSLATVTVFLGLVPLLVYALSWTPWLVGFERTPAAAEARAAGDITLADRLSGLVDHHRQVADFHLHLDADHPYRATAATWPLQQRPVVYHYEACGPDGRDGDGERCTGPPGRTSEVIALGNLALWWGFLPALPLLVVAAIRHDRRASVPAAFLAAQYLPWLVVARPVFAFYAAPLVPYLAIGIALVADRLDRPAPDGPPRGGRTGSVLLAVVMLAAAALFVYFAPVWYGIPLPDDAIRARWWFDGWV is encoded by the coding sequence GTGCGACCGCCCTGGCTGGTCCCGACGGCGGTCCTGCTGGCCGGCACCGTCCTGCTGCTCGTCGGACTCGGGCAGCCGGCCACGATCGTCTTCGACGAGGTCTACTACGTCACCGACGCCCGGTCGATGCTCGCGACCGGCGTGGAACACGGCTTCGCGGTCCATCCACCGCTGGGCAAGTGGGCGATCGCCGCCGGGATGGCGGTGGCCGGCGACCACCCGGCCGGCTGGCGGGTCGCCGGCGCTCTGGCAGGGGCGGCGACCGCCGCGCTGGTGGCACTGGTCGTGCGGCGGCTGACCGGCCGGGACGCGCTCGGCGGGGTCGCCGGTCTGCTCGTGCTGCTCGACGGCGTGCTGCTGGTCCAGGCCCGCACGGCCATGCTCGACGTCCATCTCGTGCTGTTGGTCGTGCTCGGGACCTGGCTCCTGCTCGTCGACCGCGACCGCGCCGACGCCCGCAGCGGCGGGCCCAGCGACGCTCCCACCGACGGCGACGCTCCCACCGACGGCGACGCTCCCACCGACGGCGACGCTCCCCCCGACCGTGCGGGACCACGGTGGTGGCTGGTGGCCGCCGGTGCGGCGTTCGGCGCCGCGGTCGCGGTCAAGTGGTCCGGAGCGCTGGCCCTGCTCGCCGCCGGGGTGCTGCTCGCCATCTGGGAGCACGCCCGCGCGCGCCGCCGGGGCCGGGTGCGGGGCGCGGCCGCACGCCGGTCGCTGGCCACCGTGACGGTCTTCCTCGGCCTGGTGCCGCTGCTGGTGTACGCGCTGTCCTGGACTCCGTGGCTGGTGGGATTCGAACGCACCCCGGCCGCGGCCGAGGCGCGGGCGGCCGGCGACATCACGCTCGCGGACCGCCTGTCGGGGCTCGTGGACCACCACCGGCAGGTCGCCGACTTCCACCTGCACCTCGACGCCGATCATCCCTACCGGGCCACCGCCGCGACCTGGCCGCTGCAACAGCGACCCGTCGTCTACCACTACGAGGCCTGCGGTCCCGACGGGCGCGACGGCGACGGCGAGCGCTGCACCGGCCCACCGGGCCGGACCTCGGAGGTGATCGCGCTGGGCAACCTGGCGTTGTGGTGGGGGTTCCTGCCGGCGCTGCCGCTGCTGGTGGTCGCCGCGATCCGCCACGACCGGCGGGCGAGTGTCCCCGCGGCGTTCCTCGCGGCGCAGTACCTGCCGTGGCTGGTCGTGGCGCGACCGGTGTTCGCCTTCTACGCCGCGCCGCTGGTGCCCTACCTGGCGATCGGCATCGCCCTGGTCGCCGACCGGCTCGACCGGCCCGCACCCGACGGCCCGCCGCGTGGTGGTCGGACGGGATCGGTGCTGCTCGCCGTCGTGATGCTGGCGGCCGCCGCCCTGTTCGTCTACTTCGCCCCCGTCTGGTACGGCATCCCGCTGCCCGACGACGCCATCCGGGCCCGTTGGTGGTTCGACGGCTGGGTGTGA
- a CDS encoding EAL domain-containing protein produces MLETAADQRASTRAVALAATVALVAHLAAWLRLESGATTSLLAVPVVYTLAVVAALLLAHLLAGRARIVANDAHRWLSAGFLVTGGLVLAQGIAVAAAVRGPVVTPIDGAVGLYLLSQAAMPVFVAGALVVPRRARWRWGVAAGFALALVVAVRAPAPLDLPRLVDPAGSVTPLVPGLLAGLLLAQVAALAGWLWRTGARASRTELWIGVGLLLMVLDLAVAMGSSRLPEAAWWSWAVLRIAQFAVPAVGLLADDRRLLRLLHHHEGRLEEQFGEELRPTAPSAAAVPSLGRDRLVDILGAQRFSPVFQPIWSLTTGEVVALEALVRFDFDPAAPPDRVLAGAGRLGLRVELELSVTARALATAAGLAAPIEVSVNVSPDTVVDDRFAALVEDHPRLIVEVTEHDVVEDYGRLREALEGLRAGGCRIAIDDAGAGFSTLRHIVRLEPDLIKLDRSLTRDVDADPMRRALARCLVDFADETGTVLVAEGVERIDELLALQELGAHAVQGYLLGRPVPLSDAAPAGDTLPAAVRAALHPHPVGRS; encoded by the coding sequence GTGCTGGAGACGGCGGCCGACCAGCGCGCCTCCACGCGCGCCGTCGCACTCGCCGCCACGGTCGCGCTCGTCGCGCACCTGGCCGCCTGGCTCCGGCTCGAGTCCGGCGCCACGACGAGCCTGTTGGCCGTCCCCGTCGTCTACACGCTCGCGGTCGTCGCCGCCCTGCTGCTCGCCCACCTGCTCGCCGGTCGCGCCCGCATCGTCGCCAACGACGCCCACCGGTGGCTCTCGGCCGGCTTCCTGGTGACCGGCGGGCTCGTGCTCGCCCAGGGCATCGCGGTCGCTGCGGCCGTCCGGGGTCCCGTGGTGACCCCGATCGACGGGGCCGTCGGCCTCTACCTGCTCTCCCAGGCGGCGATGCCCGTCTTCGTCGCCGGCGCCCTGGTCGTCCCCCGACGTGCACGTTGGCGGTGGGGCGTCGCGGCCGGCTTCGCCCTCGCGCTCGTGGTCGCCGTCCGTGCGCCCGCACCGCTGGACCTGCCGCGCCTGGTCGACCCGGCAGGATCGGTCACCCCGCTGGTGCCGGGGCTGCTGGCCGGGCTGTTGCTGGCACAGGTCGCTGCCCTGGCCGGCTGGCTGTGGCGGACGGGCGCCCGCGCGAGCCGGACCGAACTGTGGATCGGCGTGGGGCTGCTGTTGATGGTCCTCGACCTGGCCGTGGCGATGGGCAGCAGCCGACTGCCCGAGGCCGCGTGGTGGTCGTGGGCGGTGTTGCGCATCGCCCAGTTCGCGGTCCCGGCCGTCGGTCTGCTGGCCGACGACCGGCGCCTGTTGCGACTGCTGCATCACCACGAGGGCCGCCTCGAGGAGCAGTTCGGGGAGGAGTTGCGCCCGACCGCCCCGTCGGCGGCGGCCGTACCGTCGCTCGGTCGTGACCGTCTCGTCGACATCCTCGGCGCGCAGCGGTTCTCCCCCGTCTTCCAGCCGATCTGGTCGCTGACGACCGGTGAGGTCGTCGCGCTCGAGGCGCTCGTCCGGTTCGACTTCGATCCCGCGGCACCGCCCGACCGGGTCCTGGCCGGCGCCGGGCGACTCGGCCTGCGCGTCGAGTTGGAACTGTCGGTCACCGCGCGTGCCCTGGCCACGGCCGCCGGGCTCGCCGCACCGATCGAGGTGTCGGTCAACGTCTCCCCCGACACGGTGGTCGACGACCGGTTCGCCGCCCTGGTCGAGGACCATCCGCGGCTCATCGTCGAGGTGACCGAGCACGACGTGGTCGAGGACTACGGCCGGCTGCGCGAAGCGCTGGAGGGGCTGCGGGCCGGCGGGTGCCGTATCGCGATCGACGATGCAGGGGCGGGGTTCTCGACCCTGCGTCACATCGTGCGGCTGGAACCGGACCTGATCAAGCTCGACCGGAGCCTGACCCGGGACGTCGACGCCGACCCGATGCGTCGCGCGCTGGCGCGCTGCCTGGTCGACTTCGCCGACGAGACCGGCACGGTGCTCGTCGCCGAGGGGGTGGAGCGCATCGACGAGCTGCTGGCCTTGCAGGAACTGGGCGCCCACGCCGTCCAGGGCTACCTGCTCGGCCGGCCGGTGCCGCTGTCCGACGCCGCTCCCGCCGGTGACACGCTCCCGGCCGCCGTGCGGGCGGCCCTGCATCCGCATCCGGTCGGTCGGAGCTGA